Part of the Mycobacteriales bacterium genome, GGCCACGCGTTCGACCTGCTTCTCGAAGCGGCGCCGGTACGCGATGAGGTCGGCGATGGAGACGAGCGTCAGCCCGTGCTCGTCGGCGAACGCGCGCAGCTCCTCCAGCCGCGCCATGTCGCCGTCGTCCTTCTGCGACACGATCTCGCAGAGCACGCCGGCCGGCCGCAGCCCCGCCATCCGCGCCAGGTCGACGGCGGCCTCGGTGTGGCCGGGGCGGCGCAGCACGCCGCCCTCCTTGGCCCGCAACGGCACCACGTGGCCGGGGCGCGTGAAGTCCTCCGCGCGCGCGTCCTCGGCCGCCAGCAGCCGCATCGTCAGCGCCCGATCGGTCGCCGAGATGCCGGTGGAGACGCCGTCGCGAGCGTCGACGGAGACGGTGTAGGCGGTGCCGCGCTTGTCCTGGTTGACGTGGTACATCGGCGGCAGCTCGAGCCGGTCGCAGTCGGCCTCGGTCATTGGCACGCAGATGTAGCCGGACGTGTACCGGACCATGAACGCCACCAGCTCCGGCGTGGCCATCTCGGCCGCGAAGATGAGGTCGCCCTCGTTCTCGCGGTCGGCGTCGTCCACGACGACGACGGCCTTGCCCGCCGCGATGTCGGCGACCGCGCGGTCGATCGGGTCGAACGTGCTCATGTCGTCGCGCCCTTCGAGAGCAGCCGTTCGACGTACTTCGCCAGCACGTCGACCTCGATGTTGACCGGGTCGCCCGGACCCTTGTGGCCCAGCGTCGTCAGCTCCAGCGTCGCCGGGATCAGGCTGACGGTGAGCTCGTCGTCGCCGGCCTCGACCACCGTCAGGCTCACGCCGTCGACGGCCACCGAGCCCTTCGCCACGACGTAGCGGGCCAGCTCGGCGGGGATGCCGATGCGCACGACGCCGTCGGCCTCGCGCGCCCGGATCGTGCCGGTGCCGTCGACATGGCCCTGGACCACGTGGCCGCCGAGGCGGCCGTCGGCGCGCACGGGGCGTTCCAGGTTGACCGGGTCGCCGGCGCGCAGCGCGCCGAGCGACGTGCGGCGGAACGTCTCCACCATCACGTCGGCCGCGAACGTGTCGCCGTCCAGGTCGGTGGCGGTGAGGCAGCAGCCGTTGACGGCGATGCTGGCGCCGTAGGTCGCGTCGCTGGTGACGAGCGGCCCGCGCACGACGATCCGCGTGTCCGTCACCTCGACCACGCGGCCGAGCTCCTCCACGATCCCGGTGAACATCTACGCCTCCGGCCGCCAGGTCAGCCGGACGTCGCCGTCCAGCACGGTCACGTCGTCCAGCCGCAGCCGCCAGGCGGCGCCGATGGTGGGGGCGCCGGCGTTGTCGAGCAGCGGGCGGCCGCTGCCGATCGCGACCGGCGCGACGTAGCCGACGACGCGGTCGACCAGGCGTTCGTCCACGAACGTGCCGGCGAGCTTCGGCCCGCCCTCCACCAGCAGGTGCCGGACGCCGCGCTCGTACAGGTGGTCCAGCAGCGCGCGGACGTCGGTGTGCCCGTCGGCGGCGCGCGGCAGCACGACCGTCTCGGCCTTGCTCGCGAACGGCGGCTGCACCGTCGTCGCGACCAGCGTCGGCGCCGCGCCGTCGAGCACCCGCGCCGACGGCGGCACCCGGTACGTCGAGTCCACGACCACGCGCAACGGCTGCCGCGCCGCGAGGGCGTCACCGTCGCGGACGGTGAGGTGCGGGTCGTCGGCGAGGACGGTGCTGATGCCGACGGCGACGGCGTCGACCTCGGCGCGCAGCCGGTGCACGTCGGCGCGCGCGGCCGGCCCGGTGATCCACCGCGAGGTGCCGTCGGCGGCGGAGGTGCGGCCGTCGAGGCTGGCGGCGTACTTCCAGGTCACGAACGGCCGCCGCTCGCGGGCCGCGAGCAGCCACGCCTCGTTGACCCGCGCGGCCTCGGCCGCGAGCGGCCCCTGCTCGCCGAGCGACGGCGGCTGCGTGGGGTCGGCGACGGCGTAGACGACGCGGGCGACGCCGGCGGCGCGCAGCTCGTCGGCGCAGGCGGGCGTGCGGCCCACGGAGGTGCAGGGCGACAGCGTGACGACGGCGGTGCCGCCGCGGGCCCGCTCCCCCGCCTGCCGCAGCGCCGCGACCTCGGCGTGGTCGACGTCCGCCCAGACGTGCCGGCCCTCGCCGACCGGCTCGCCGGCGGCGTCGAGGATCACGCAGCCGACGACGGGGTTGGGCGCGGTGCGGCCGAGCGCCGACGCGGCGAGCGCGATCGCGCGCCGCATGGCCTCCTCGACGTCCACCGGCGCCTCCTCGTGCGCTCGTGACGAACGCGACGGGGGCGTACGGGCGCGCGCGGACGCGACGCCCGCGCGTTCCTCTCATCCCGACTCTGACGGTCGGTCCCGGAGTTCCACCGGGTCCACCGGCCGCTGGCTTGCGGCCGGGTCGCGGACTGTCACCGCCGGTGCGGACTTCCACCGCCCCCGGAGCGCGCGTGCTCGTAGGGCCGAGTCTACCGCCCGCCGAACGGCGTTCGGTCAGCCGGTGTGGGCGTCCCGGGTGAGCGCCACCAGGCGGGAGACGGCGCGCAGGTACTTCTTCCGGTAGCCGCCGCCGAGCAGCTCGTCCGGGAACAGCCGGTCGAACGCCACCCCCGACGCGAGCACCGGCACCTCGCGGTCGTACAGCCGGTCCGCGAGCACGACCAGCCGCAGCGCCGTGGCCTGGTCGGCGACGGTCCGCACGCCGCGCAGGCAGGCCAGCGCGACGCCGTCGACCAGGTCGCCGTAGCGGACCGGGTGCAGCGACGCGAGGTGCGCGCAGAGCGCGTCGAAGTCGTCCAGCGACGCGCCGGGCGTCGCCGCCGCGCGGGCGGCGACCTCGGCGTCGGTCAGCGGCGGCGGCGCGGCGGGCAGGCCGCGGTGGCGGTAGTCCTCCCCCTCGATGCGCACGACGTCGAAGTGCGCGGCGAGGCCCTGGATCTCGCGCAGGAAGTCCTCCGCCGCGAAGCGGCCCTGCCCGAGCCGGCCGGGCAGCGTGTTCGAGGTCGCGGCGAGGCGGACGCCGGACTCGACCAGCCGGCGCAGCAGCGTCGAGATGAGGACGGTGTCGCCGACGTCGTCCAGCTCGAACTCGTCGATCGCGAGCAGCCGGTGCCCGCGCAGCGCCTCGACGGCCTGCGCGAAGCCGAGCGCGCCGGTGAGGTTGGTGAGCTCGGCGAACGTGCAGTACGCCTTCGGCGCGGGCGCGGCGTGCCACAGCGACGCGAGCAGGTGGGTCTTGCCGACGCCGTACCCGCCGTCCAGGTAGACGCCCGCGCGCCCGTCGGCGGCGGGCGCGCGGCGGAACAGCGACCGCCTCGCCGCCGGCGCGGCCAGCCGTTCGGCGAACGCCGCCAACGCCTCGACCGCCGCCGCTTGCGACGGCTGCGCCGGGTCGGGGACATACGTCGCGAACCGCACCCGGTCGAACCGCGGCGGCGGCGCCAGCGACGCGACGACCGCGTCCGCGCGCAGCTCGGGGGTGCGGTCGGCGAGGCGGATCGGGCCGGTCGGCGAGGCGGGAGGAACCGGCACGAAGCCGACTCTAACGGGCTCCCCCACGGGGTCAGAGCAGGGTTGCCGCCCGGCAGGTACTGCTCCGAACGCGTCAAGGCCCTGCGCCGCGCGGCCGACATCGGTAGGGACCCCTGACGCCGCCGGAAGGCTCGTGACCGTGCGCTTGTCCCGCCTCTCCCTCGTCCGCCTGGTGCTCGCCGGGACCACCGCCGTGACGGCGTTCGCGCCGCTGGCCACCGAGGCCGCCGACGCCGCGTACGCCGACGCGACGGTCTCCACGGCCACCGTGACGGTGCCGATGGTCTTCCCGGTGCTCGGCCAGACGAGCTACGTCGACACGTTCCTCGCCTGCCGCTCCGGCTGCACCCGCAAGCACTTCGGTCAGGACCTCATGGGCCCGAAGATGCGGCCGCTCGTGGCGGCGTTCAACGGCGTCGTCAGCAGCGTCAAGCGCGAGTCGTACGTCGGCGAGGGCAACTACGTCACGATCAAGGGCGACAACGGCTGGTCCGCCAACTACCTGCACGTCAACAACGACACCCCCGGCACCGACGACGGCAAGGGCACCGCGAGGTACGCGTTCGCGGAGGGCGTCCGCGTCGGCAAGCGGGTCTTCGCCGGCGAGCTGCTCGGCTGGTCCGGCGACTCCGGCAACGCCGAGAGCACCGCGCCGCACCTGCACTTCGAGCTGCGCCAGGGCGACTCGTGGTCCGGCACCGTCTACAACGCGTTCTCCTCGCTCAACCACGCGACCCACGTCAGCGCGCCCGCCATCTCCGGCCCGCACCCGGACGGCGTCTACATCAAGGCCTGCGCGCTCTGCCCGACCTACCTCGTGGAGAACGGCCGGAAGCGGTACCTGCGCAAGGAGGTCGCCGGGCAGGTCGGCTTCGCCAGCGGCATGGCCGCGACCGTCTCGGCCGCCGAGGTGAGCTGGTACCCGAAGGGCGCCGACGTCGAGCTGCCGCCGGGCCGCGCGTACCGGCAGTCCGACGGCACGATCTGGTTCGTCACCGACCACGTCCGCATCCACGTCCCGAGCCGGGCGGCGCTCGCGCTCCTCGGCATCCCGATGACCCGCGTGCGCTCGATGGCCGACGCCGGCCTGGCCACCGTCAAGGTCGCGCCGGAGGGCACCGCGCTGCCGGTGACGCCGGTGTACGAGGGCGCGCTGCTCAAGTCGGCGGACGGCAAGACCGTCTGGTACGTCCGCAACGGCTACCGCCGCACGCTGCTCGACGACTACGCCCGCGCCTCCTGGGGCCTCAACGTCGCCGACGCGGTCCCGGTGACCGACGCGCTGCTGCCGTCGCTGCCGCCGGTCGGCCACACGCCGTTGCTCGTCAAGGACGGCAACGTCGTCAAGGACGGCGTCGGCGGGCTCTGGCTCACCGTCAACGGCACCCGCCGCAAGTTCCCGAGCTGGACCGTCTACACCCGGTACGGCTACCGCGACGTGCGCCAGCTCGTCCCGCCGGCGGCGGTCATCACCGCCATCCCGGTCGGCGCCACGATGCTGCCGTAGCGGTCGTTCCCGCCCGGTCCCGTAGTCTCCGCGTCGGACGACGAGGAGGCTGCGCATGGACCGGTCCGCGCTCGAGGCACTGACCACCGAGGAGCTGCGCGAGAAGGCGTTCGGCGTGGCCGAGCGGCGGCTCGACGTCGGCTTCTTCTGGGACCTCGTCAAGCACCTCCCCGCCTCGGCGCGGATGGCGGGCGACGACGCGTTCAGCGGTGCGCCGGCGGCGCTGTCGGACGTGCTGGAGCTGTTCCGGGAGTTCCGCGGCGACCACCTCGGCGACGCGGAGCCGCTCGTCCGCGCGAAGCTCGTCGACTACCTGGCCGAGCACGGGAAGGAGCAGTCGTGAGCGAGTACGCGCAGAAGGCCGTCGAGGCGATCGAGCACACCCGCGTCGCGGGGACGACGTACCAGATGATCGAGGCGGTCGGGCCGGGCATGCGGGCGATCGCGTACGCGCTGCTCGACCTCGCCGCGGCGATCCGCGACCGCGGCTGACCGGCCGGACCCGGATGCGCGGCAAGGGCGCCCGGTCACCCGGACGCCCTGCCGTCCCTCCCGCCGCCCGGCCCCCCTCTCGCCTGGCGACGCCCCCGGAGGGAACGACTCGCCGCTACTCGGTCTTCGCCTTCGTGGCCTTCGCCGCCGGTGCCGCCGGGACGGCCGCCTCGGGCTGGTGACCGTTGCTGCCGTTCGCGTCGCCGTTGCCGGTGCCGCGCCCGCCGAGGACGCTGCGCGCGAGCTGGAGGCCGGCGACACCCTGCGAGAGCGCCTGGGCCAGCGCCTGCGACATCCCCTCGGCGCCGTTGAGGACGATCATCTGGTCGATCGAGCCGAACGGCTTCGCGGCGGCCTCGACGATCGCCGGCCAGTTCTCCGCGAGCTGCTGGCCGATGACGGCCTCCTGGTTCTCCGCCAGCGCCTCGGCGCGGGCCTTGATCGCCTCGGCCTCGGCGAGACCCTTGGCGCGGACCGCCTGGCCCTCGGCCAGACCACGGGCCTGCGTGGCCGCGGCCTCGGCCTCGCCGACCGCCTTCGTCGCGTCCGCGCGGGCGATCGCCTCGACCCGGACGTGCTCCGCCTCGGCGATGGCCTGGAGCCGGATGCGCTCGGCCTCGGCGGCCGCGCCCAGCTCGACCTCCTGCTTCTGCGCCTCGGCCTGCGCGATGCGCGCGTCGCGCTGCGCCTTGGCGAGCGTGACCTGCTGGTACGCCTGCGCGTCGGCCGGCTTGCGCACGGTCGCCTGGAGCCGCTGCTCCTCGCGGTGCGCCTCCAGCTCGGCGACCTTGGTCTCCTGCACGACGACGTCCTGCTTCGCCGACGCCTCGGCGAGCGGGCCCGCCTGGCGCGACGTCGCGGCGGCGCGGTCAACCTCCGCCTGGTAGCCGGCCTGCTTGATGGACGACTCGCGGACCGCCTCGGCCTTGAGCGCCGCGGCCTCCTGCTCGTTCTGCGTCGCCTCGCGGTCGGCGTGCGCGGCCGCGATGCGCGCGTCGCGCTGGACGGCCACGGCGTGCGGCTTGCCGAGGTTCGCGATGTAGCCGGTCGGGTCGTCGATCTCCTGGATCTGCAACGAGTCGACGATGAGGCCGAGCTTCTCCATCTCGGTGCCGCTGCTGGCGCGGGTGAGCTGGGTGAGCTTCTCCCGGTCGCGGATCATCTCCTCGACCGCCATCTGGCCGACGATCGCGCGCAGGTGGCCGGCGAACACGTTGTGCACGCGGGCGTCCATCTGCTCCTGCTGGTCCAGGAAGCGGCGGGCGGCGTTGGCGATCGACGCGAAGTCGTCGCCGACCTTGAAGATGACGACGCCGCGGATGCCGAGCGGGATGCCCTGGTGCGTCACGCAGTCGATCGCGAGCTCCGCCTCGCGCAGGTCGAGCGACAGGCGGCGGACCGTCTGGATGCCCGGCATGACGAGCGTGCCCTTCCCGGTCACGATCTTGAAGCCGAGGCTCTCGCTGATCCCGTCGGGCGCCTTCGCCTCGCGCAGGCCGGAGATGATGAGCGCCTCGTTCGGCTCGGCGACCCGCCAGCACGCCTTGAACAGCAGGACGAGCAGCACGAACCCGGCGACGACCCCGCCGAGCACCAGCTGGATGAACGACATTGCTTCCCCCCTCGGGGCTAGGCCGGCGAGACGACCACGGAGCGTGGGGGGAAGTAGTCGACCACGACCACGCGGCTGCCGGACGGGATGGTCGCCGCGGAGTCGGCCGCGTAGGCGTGGAACGCCTCGCTGCCGCCGCGCACGGAGACCATGACCTCTCCGACGTGCCCTGGTGCGATCGTCCCGGTCACGCGGCCGACCTTGCCGATCATCGCGTGGTCAGCCACTGCGCCGGGTCCTTCCCTGTTCTCGCGGTACGCGGGTCAATGTAGGCCGTTGCGGACGTCTTGATACCGCGTGGAGGGCGTTCTTTGCGTCCCATTTGCGACGCCGCGGGGCTACTGCTCGAACGTCTGGCCGTGCAGCTCGGCGAGCGCCCGCGCCCGGCCCTCCAGCCGCAACGCCTCGTCCTCCGCGTCGCGCACGACGTCGTCCAGCGTGCCGCGGTGCAGGCTCAGCGCCGCACCCGTCTCCTGCAGCCGCGCCCGCGCGCCGGACACCGCCTGGGCCGTCGTCGCCGCGTCCAGCTTGGCGCGCATCGCCGCCGCCTCCCCCTCGATGCGGGCGGCGGCGCGTTCCAGCTCGTCCTTCTGCGCCTGGAGCTCGGCCGCCTGCGGCGCGAGCGCGTCGAGCGTCGCGGCGGCCGTCTCGCTGCTCGCGATCGCGCTCTCCGCCTGGATCGCCCGGCCCGCGGCGACCGCCTGCTGCGCGATCCGCTCGTACGTCGCCACCGACTGCCGTAGCTGCTCCTCGCGCATCGCCAGCCGCGCCTGCGCCGCCGTGATGCCGGCGGTGGAGGCGCGCAGGTCGCGGGCGAGCTCGAGGAGCCGCCGGTACGCCGCCTCGGCCGGCGCCGGGTCGTACGCCGGCTCGTCCGGCGGCAGCGCGTGCCGGCCCGTCTTCGGCTCGGCGCCGATCAGCCGCCGGAACACGCCCATGACAGGGAGCGTACGGCTCCCGGTGCCGCCGGTGGGCCGGAACGCGGACGGACCCGGCCGTGCGGGCC contains:
- a CDS encoding bifunctional 3,4-dihydroxy-2-butanone-4-phosphate synthase/GTP cyclohydrolase II; translation: MSTFDPIDRAVADIAAGKAVVVVDDADRENEGDLIFAAEMATPELVAFMVRYTSGYICVPMTEADCDRLELPPMYHVNQDKRGTAYTVSVDARDGVSTGISATDRALTMRLLAAEDARAEDFTRPGHVVPLRAKEGGVLRRPGHTEAAVDLARMAGLRPAGVLCEIVSQKDDGDMARLEELRAFADEHGLTLVSIADLIAYRRRFEKQVERVAEARIPTRHGEFTAYGYRSTFDGVEHVALVRGDIGAGERVLVRVHSECLTGDVFGSTRCDCGTQLDAALEAVASEGRGVVLYVRGHEGRGVGLMHKLQAYQLQDAGADTVDANLQLGLPADARDYGTGAQILVDLGIRTMRLLTNNPAKRAGLEGYGLEIVERVPLKTFPTADNIAYLRTKQDRLGHLLDLPGGIDALDEPTESSADPLPGAAQ
- a CDS encoding riboflavin synthase; translated protein: MFTGIVEELGRVVEVTDTRIVVRGPLVTSDATYGASIAVNGCCLTATDLDGDTFAADVMVETFRRTSLGALRAGDPVNLERPVRADGRLGGHVVQGHVDGTGTIRAREADGVVRIGIPAELARYVVAKGSVAVDGVSLTVVEAGDDELTVSLIPATLELTTLGHKGPGDPVNIEVDVLAKYVERLLSKGATT
- the ribD gene encoding bifunctional diaminohydroxyphosphoribosylaminopyrimidine deaminase/5-amino-6-(5-phosphoribosylamino)uracil reductase RibD; amino-acid sequence: MDVEEAMRRAIALAASALGRTAPNPVVGCVILDAAGEPVGEGRHVWADVDHAEVAALRQAGERARGGTAVVTLSPCTSVGRTPACADELRAAGVARVVYAVADPTQPPSLGEQGPLAAEAARVNEAWLLAARERRPFVTWKYAASLDGRTSAADGTSRWITGPAARADVHRLRAEVDAVAVGISTVLADDPHLTVRDGDALAARQPLRVVVDSTYRVPPSARVLDGAAPTLVATTVQPPFASKAETVVLPRAADGHTDVRALLDHLYERGVRHLLVEGGPKLAGTFVDERLVDRVVGYVAPVAIGSGRPLLDNAGAPTIGAAWRLRLDDVTVLDGDVRLTWRPEA
- the zapE gene encoding cell division protein ZapE, whose protein sequence is MPVPPASPTGPIRLADRTPELRADAVVASLAPPPRFDRVRFATYVPDPAQPSQAAAVEALAAFAERLAAPAARRSLFRRAPAADGRAGVYLDGGYGVGKTHLLASLWHAAPAPKAYCTFAELTNLTGALGFAQAVEALRGHRLLAIDEFELDDVGDTVLISTLLRRLVESGVRLAATSNTLPGRLGQGRFAAEDFLREIQGLAAHFDVVRIEGEDYRHRGLPAAPPPLTDAEVAARAAATPGASLDDFDALCAHLASLHPVRYGDLVDGVALACLRGVRTVADQATALRLVVLADRLYDREVPVLASGVAFDRLFPDELLGGGYRKKYLRAVSRLVALTRDAHTG
- a CDS encoding M23 family metallopeptidase, yielding MRLSRLSLVRLVLAGTTAVTAFAPLATEAADAAYADATVSTATVTVPMVFPVLGQTSYVDTFLACRSGCTRKHFGQDLMGPKMRPLVAAFNGVVSSVKRESYVGEGNYVTIKGDNGWSANYLHVNNDTPGTDDGKGTARYAFAEGVRVGKRVFAGELLGWSGDSGNAESTAPHLHFELRQGDSWSGTVYNAFSSLNHATHVSAPAISGPHPDGVYIKACALCPTYLVENGRKRYLRKEVAGQVGFASGMAATVSAAEVSWYPKGADVELPPGRAYRQSDGTIWFVTDHVRIHVPSRAALALLGIPMTRVRSMADAGLATVKVAPEGTALPVTPVYEGALLKSADGKTVWYVRNGYRRTLLDDYARASWGLNVADAVPVTDALLPSLPPVGHTPLLVKDGNVVKDGVGGLWLTVNGTRRKFPSWTVYTRYGYRDVRQLVPPAAVITAIPVGATMLP
- a CDS encoding SPFH domain-containing protein, which produces MSFIQLVLGGVVAGFVLLVLLFKACWRVAEPNEALIISGLREAKAPDGISESLGFKIVTGKGTLVMPGIQTVRRLSLDLREAELAIDCVTHQGIPLGIRGVVIFKVGDDFASIANAARRFLDQQEQMDARVHNVFAGHLRAIVGQMAVEEMIRDREKLTQLTRASSGTEMEKLGLIVDSLQIQEIDDPTGYIANLGKPHAVAVQRDARIAAAHADREATQNEQEAAALKAEAVRESSIKQAGYQAEVDRAAATSRQAGPLAEASAKQDVVVQETKVAELEAHREEQRLQATVRKPADAQAYQQVTLAKAQRDARIAQAEAQKQEVELGAAAEAERIRLQAIAEAEHVRVEAIARADATKAVGEAEAAATQARGLAEGQAVRAKGLAEAEAIKARAEALAENQEAVIGQQLAENWPAIVEAAAKPFGSIDQMIVLNGAEGMSQALAQALSQGVAGLQLARSVLGGRGTGNGDANGSNGHQPEAAVPAAPAAKATKAKTE